The following proteins are co-located in the Candidatus Methanogranum gryphiswaldense genome:
- the argC gene encoding N-acetyl-gamma-glutamyl-phosphate reductase, producing the protein MTKVGVIGGTGYTGSELSRILCVHPEVELAALTSRQNVGKKVSDVHTFLKGYLDLEFTEKISDTKDLDLVFVATPHGVAMQELPALADSGVKVIDLSGDYRMHDVKTYEEWYGHQHTDLEHLEKAVYGLPELFRDKIKNADIVANPGCYATSAILACAPLMKSGFVEQDIIIDAKSGTSGAGMVPSPRLHHPTCGESIIPYSVGTHRHTPEIEMAVDMFSGSHVNVMFVPQLIPIVRGILSSCYFKLNTDLDDAQVGEIFKKQYDGEPFVHYVEEPSIRAVVGSNHAHVASKVIGDKVVVFGVIDNLVKGASGQAVQCMNLMLGLKETSGLNLPGLGV; encoded by the coding sequence ATGACCAAAGTAGGAGTTATCGGAGGCACGGGCTATACAGGAAGTGAACTTTCACGCATCTTGTGTGTACACCCGGAGGTAGAGCTTGCAGCACTGACGTCCCGTCAGAATGTCGGCAAGAAGGTCTCCGACGTACACACGTTCCTCAAAGGGTATCTAGACCTTGAGTTCACAGAGAAGATCTCGGACACAAAGGATCTGGACCTTGTTTTTGTGGCAACGCCTCATGGTGTCGCCATGCAGGAACTTCCCGCTTTGGCCGATTCTGGTGTGAAGGTGATCGACCTTTCTGGCGATTATCGTATGCACGATGTCAAAACATACGAAGAGTGGTATGGGCATCAGCACACGGACCTGGAGCACCTTGAGAAGGCCGTTTACGGACTTCCAGAGTTGTTCCGTGATAAGATCAAGAATGCGGACATAGTTGCCAATCCAGGATGTTATGCGACATCCGCAATATTAGCCTGTGCTCCCCTTATGAAGTCTGGGTTCGTGGAACAGGATATAATCATCGATGCCAAAAGTGGAACTTCGGGAGCGGGAATGGTGCCATCGCCTCGCTTGCACCATCCAACGTGCGGCGAGTCAATAATACCGTATAGCGTGGGGACCCACCGTCACACTCCAGAGATAGAGATGGCGGTTGATATGTTCTCGGGGTCCCATGTGAACGTGATGTTCGTGCCTCAGCTGATCCCGATCGTGCGTGGCATCCTATCATCATGTTATTTCAAACTCAACACGGACCTGGACGATGCCCAGGTCGGAGAGATATTTAAGAAACAGTACGACGGAGAACCCTTCGTACATTATGTAGAGGAGCCATCCATCCGCGCGGTGGTCGGTTCCAACCATGCCCATGTGGCCTCAAAGGTCATCGGGGACAAGGTAGTGGTCTTTGGTGTCATTGACAATCTTGTCAAGGGTGCTTCAGGGCAAGCGGTCCAATGCATGAATCTCATGCTAGGGCTGAAAGAGACCTCGGGTCTCAACCTTCCAGGATTGGGGGTATGA
- a CDS encoding argininosuccinate synthase has translation MACKPKCTTKEETKEKVVLAYSGGLDTSVAIRWLQEKYNLDVIAVAINVGQPPSSDDIVARALRNGAVKADFVDVQDEFVNDFVWPALKANAEYQNIYPLSTAIARPMIVKKLVEVAKKEGAKYIAHGCTAKGNDQVRFDVGIVSLDPDLKIIAPMREWVMTREEEIDYAQKNGIEIIVKKENPYSRDENLWGASCECGLLEDAWAEPPAGVWIHTVDPEKAPDTPRYIEIEFKEGIPVALDGKKMKGVDLINELDKIAGENGVGRIDHVEDRLVGIKSRETYECPAAVTLIKAHRAMESLTVPRDVIEYKRGLEHKFSEIVYYGLWFGGLRKPINAFIDETQKFVTGTVRVKLYRGNCTVVGRKSKYSLYDTGLATYAKGDQFDHTSAVGFIYCWGLPDQTAARAQKK, from the coding sequence ATGGCATGCAAACCAAAATGCACAACAAAAGAAGAGACCAAGGAAAAGGTAGTCCTTGCTTACTCCGGAGGATTGGACACGTCAGTGGCCATCCGCTGGCTTCAGGAAAAGTATAATCTCGACGTGATCGCTGTCGCAATAAATGTCGGACAGCCTCCGAGCAGCGATGATATTGTCGCACGTGCACTCAGAAACGGAGCTGTCAAAGCTGATTTCGTCGATGTTCAGGACGAATTCGTCAATGATTTTGTATGGCCTGCACTCAAGGCAAATGCCGAGTATCAGAACATATACCCCCTCAGTACCGCCATCGCAAGACCGATGATCGTCAAGAAACTTGTCGAGGTAGCAAAGAAAGAAGGGGCAAAATACATAGCGCACGGATGCACGGCCAAAGGTAACGACCAAGTAAGATTCGATGTGGGCATAGTATCCCTGGATCCAGACCTGAAGATCATCGCACCGATGAGAGAATGGGTCATGACACGTGAAGAGGAGATCGACTATGCACAGAAGAATGGCATCGAGATCATTGTCAAGAAGGAGAATCCCTACTCCAGAGACGAGAACCTTTGGGGAGCATCATGCGAATGCGGACTCCTGGAAGACGCATGGGCAGAACCCCCTGCAGGCGTATGGATCCATACTGTCGACCCTGAGAAAGCCCCTGACACACCCAGATACATAGAGATCGAGTTCAAGGAAGGAATCCCCGTCGCTCTCGACGGTAAGAAGATGAAAGGTGTCGACCTCATCAATGAATTGGACAAGATCGCTGGAGAGAACGGTGTCGGACGCATCGATCATGTCGAGGACCGTCTGGTAGGTATCAAGAGCAGAGAAACATACGAGTGCCCCGCAGCGGTCACATTAATCAAAGCGCACCGTGCGATGGAATCACTCACGGTCCCCAGAGATGTCATCGAATACAAAAGAGGACTGGAGCACAAATTCTCCGAAATAGTCTACTACGGCCTATGGTTCGGCGGACTACGCAAACCCATAAACGCATTCATCGATGAAACACAGAAATTCGTTACCGGTACTGTCCGTGTCAAGCTCTACAGAGGTAACTGCACGGTCGTCGGAAGAAAATCAAAATATTCTCTGTACGACACAGGCCTTGCAACATACGCCAAGGGAGATCAGTTCGACCACACTTCCGCTGTTGGGTTCATCTATTGTTGGGGACTTCCTGACCAGACCGCAGCCAGAGCACAGAAGAAGTGA
- the argH gene encoding argininosuccinate lyase has translation MINMEKQALWSGRFDKEMDDSTLLFTSSLDVDSALAFYDIMGSLAHVRMLKKCKIIPAKDADLIIDGLKKIEMMLENEELEMDGDLEDIHTNIEVKLTAMIGQAGGELHTGRSRNDQVATDFRMYLRDCALEAADKIDDLIMSLIRMAEENGATIMPGFTHMQHAQPITLAQHFLAHAFRLGRSADRFMDAVARMDKCPLGAAALAGTTYPIDRKMTAEALGFKEPTENSIDTVASRDNVSELAFCAAMAAVDMSSICEELVIWSSPEFGFIEMADKYTTGSSIMPQKKNPDIAELIRGRTGSTVGGLVSMLVMTKGLPLSYNRDLQEDKGAVMDALQSVTDSAEMLSKVILTTNYHKDRMLEVTQKGFINATDLADYLVTKGVPFREAHGIVGESVRYCIENNKRLEDLTIEEFKKFCPKIDKDVYEFLTVEACVERRRSYGGTSLASTDAQISLVIGQLMKRDDAIREDMQFIEKCWEKLLE, from the coding sequence GTGATCAATATGGAAAAACAGGCACTTTGGTCTGGAAGATTCGACAAAGAAATGGATGATTCCACTCTTCTTTTCACATCCTCTCTGGATGTGGACTCCGCACTTGCATTCTATGACATAATGGGCTCATTGGCCCATGTCAGGATGCTGAAGAAGTGTAAGATCATCCCGGCCAAGGATGCCGACCTTATCATCGATGGTCTGAAAAAGATCGAAATGATGCTTGAGAACGAAGAACTGGAGATGGACGGGGACCTGGAGGACATCCATACCAACATAGAGGTCAAACTCACGGCCATGATCGGTCAGGCTGGCGGAGAACTTCATACAGGAAGAAGCAGGAACGACCAGGTCGCCACTGACTTCAGGATGTACCTGAGGGATTGCGCACTTGAAGCTGCGGACAAGATCGACGACCTCATCATGAGCCTCATAAGGATGGCGGAAGAGAATGGGGCCACGATCATGCCCGGCTTCACCCATATGCAGCATGCGCAGCCGATAACCCTCGCCCAACATTTCCTCGCCCATGCATTCAGACTCGGGAGGAGTGCTGACAGGTTCATGGATGCTGTCGCAAGGATGGACAAATGTCCGCTGGGCGCAGCAGCATTGGCAGGTACCACATACCCCATCGACAGAAAGATGACCGCCGAGGCCCTTGGATTCAAAGAACCAACAGAGAACTCGATAGACACCGTTGCCTCGAGGGACAACGTGTCCGAACTTGCATTCTGTGCCGCCATGGCGGCTGTCGACATGTCATCGATATGTGAAGAACTTGTAATTTGGTCCTCCCCGGAATTCGGTTTCATCGAGATGGCCGACAAATACACCACAGGATCATCGATAATGCCCCAGAAGAAAAATCCTGATATCGCGGAACTCATCAGAGGCAGAACAGGTTCGACGGTCGGAGGATTGGTGTCCATGCTCGTAATGACCAAAGGACTCCCTCTTTCCTACAACCGCGACCTGCAGGAGGACAAAGGTGCGGTCATGGATGCACTCCAGAGCGTCACCGACTCCGCTGAGATGCTCTCCAAGGTCATACTCACCACGAACTACCACAAAGATAGGATGCTGGAGGTCACTCAGAAGGGTTTCATCAACGCCACCGACCTTGCAGACTATCTCGTGACCAAAGGTGTCCCGTTCCGTGAGGCACATGGCATAGTGGGAGAATCTGTGAGATATTGCATTGAAAATAACAAACGCCTAGAAGATCTGACCATCGAAGAATTCAAGAAATTCTGTCCAAAGATAGACAAGGATGTTTACGAATTCCTCACGGTCGAAGCATGTGTCGAAAGACGCAGGTCCTACGGAGGTACATCCTTGGCATCCACAGATGCTCAGATCTCCCTGGTTATAGGACAACTGATGAAAAGGGACGATGCGATAAGAGAGGACATGCAGTTCATCGAAAAATGCTGGGAAAAACTTCTTGAGTAA
- a CDS encoding GNAT family N-acetyltransferase, with protein sequence MSEILEWVGSDEAENLSAMAHEVLFEVYTYVSVEGIQRFYDKNQTPDIIRKQISDGYKYAFIIDGGERIGYISYVVEGDEMEFSKYYILDGHRGQGIGSMVLDQVISIARNLKLKRIFLHVNKLNDGGIRIYKRKGFKEVRFWSGYNTVVLDMELVL encoded by the coding sequence ATGTCAGAGATATTGGAGTGGGTAGGGTCCGATGAAGCGGAGAATCTTTCCGCAATGGCGCACGAGGTTTTGTTCGAGGTATACACATACGTTTCTGTAGAGGGAATTCAGAGATTTTATGACAAGAATCAAACGCCTGATATCATAAGGAAGCAGATATCGGACGGCTACAAGTACGCTTTCATCATCGATGGCGGTGAGCGCATAGGTTACATCTCGTATGTGGTCGAGGGGGACGAGATGGAGTTCAGCAAGTACTACATCTTGGATGGGCACAGGGGACAAGGCATAGGTTCCATGGTGCTGGACCAGGTGATCTCAATAGCACGCAATCTGAAACTTAAGCGCATTTTCCTTCACGTAAACAAATTGAATGATGGCGGCATACGCATCTACAAACGCAAAGGTTTCAAAGAGGTCAGATTCTGGTCAGGATACAACACAGTGGTCTTGGATATGGAGTTGGTCCTTTGA